One genomic window of Aethina tumida isolate Nest 87 chromosome 3, icAetTumi1.1, whole genome shotgun sequence includes the following:
- the LOC109602152 gene encoding bromodomain and WD repeat-containing protein 3 isoform X3, with product MENTENKKLALTADLYFLIQRFLSAGPLKKTLAVLNEELEQHKILPSRIDWEGNNHDRTVEDMEQQFSHIRPDFLLQLCYQASDTCGTTLDASTVCSLLSTRNKDLKKPFSNFNQYQKYVTRYHGVPIYDIKLPFNFINGLRGREISGPFARQRAITPSLYSAIQIQRITLGHLSAVYCLLFDHSGKYIITGADDLLIKLWSANTGRLIATFRGASSEITDIAINVENTLIAAGSMDRILRVWNLQNGVPIAVLTGHTGSITSVNFCPTDCWNFRYLISTSSDGSIAFWMYTHEIGKVNFRSTPIMYQEKIRPGQAQMICSSFSPGGTFLATGSADHHVRVYYMKGDEGPHRIVETEAHSDRVDSIQWAHSGLRFLSGSKDGTAIVWMFERQQWKNVCLNMTTKLSTAKTTSEDPKKLKVTMVAWNLSDEWVITAVSDYSLKVWSPTTGELVKVLTGHTDEVYVLESHPHDAYVVLSAGHDGQLFIWDLNRGEIVYRFLNTIEGQGYGAIFDVKWGPDGRGFSASDSHGHILTFGFGTGSVFFEQLPKELFFHTDYRPLVRDANHYVLDEQTQVPPHLMPPPFLVDIDGNPYPPMLQRLVPGREHCKTEQLVPNIVIGNEGTQEVIQDIEHPPVLIPNEEDRGTGSGLRLARRSRDMERLRNSTGDWQSDPNMEWKRNTLVPPLRPALLEKFKEYRECIKDNEIEEYQKQLKLRPHMICTSTSNNVKSTDKKKNKTAKYLTRAQRSDLPAPEVQGPTDPVTSSDNDDDMSESSGYSDWMAEEGVNLEPPKRSKRRQVQLSISDPDDDDDDDDDEDDDDDEEEDDDEDEDEVIEGRAGGSKRLERTKRRRRRPPREVNADKHNERDKDKELDDPKPSTSTGSVRISKKLSEQYRLSEWLSETIPRKSPYYPQMGDIIVYFIEGHQLYLDAVKLKNAYDINTKDLPWNKLDIRDHEYVKVIGIQYEIKPPRLCCLRLALLDDEGRMTGNIFTVKYHDMPDVLDFFVLKQTYTTAISRNWKIGDKFRCMIDDGWWIGEIINKSPASEKYPNSSFLSYEIRWENGEQEKMSPWDFEPIDENLILGMPANENEALPVQEEEMNAILYKPVPEDWPNNNRDEVSKNILEGLTKVMQLAIAEPFLVPVDLSIYPTYAMIIEYPIDLSTIKARFENNFYRRLTAAQFDIRYLATNAEKFNVRHSVIVKHARILTELCLRIVKNCTGYVDVQTIYHELVDTYDSSDTEDEVEIDPSSSRTLRSLPNRTLRESSEWKNEAKNLIDAMWEAEDSIPFRTPVNLFKYPDYKQVVKNPMDLGTVKENLLNNKYKTPEAFSKDMKLIFQNSRTYNTNKRSRIYVMTVRLAAIFEDHMSKIIENWKIAKTQESDDNSDEETSRSSLRSSTSRAESTINPVSRVNNKIESSGSDSEDMPLEVLKTGNRTNTETDSTSQEVVDDQVHVEEEQSSNSESEESYKPEEEYAGPSRNSRTTRKRHQTTSDEEEEEQEEDVEEETTEDSDDYDNYRRKRTSLRKRPARKKQFYASPSDDSDDDCLSVNTRSKRRKLASDSDSDDRPLRTPQEGEQNGTYFSSVSSRGRLRKLTPRAIALMKKHSQNSESEETSDSRSRERRTHSDDSNSMDRPQSSVRYEANGSYFATVSSRGRIRKPTPRVKDLLGGCVN from the exons ATGGAAAACACTGAGAACAAAAAATTAGCATTAACAgctg atctatattttttaattcaaagatTTTTGAGTGCTGGCCCTTTAAAGAAAACATTAGCA GTTCTCAATGAGGAACTTGAACAGCATAAG ATTTTACCAAGTAGGATTGACTGGGAGGGAAACAATCATGATAGGACTGTTGAAGATATg GAGCAACAATTCTCCCACATCAGACCTGATTTCCTATTACAATTGTGCTACCAAGCCTCAGATACATGTGGAACCACCCTAGATGCCTCAACAGTATGCTCCTTATTAAGCACAAGAAACAAGGATCTCAAAAAACctttcagtaattttaatcaatatcagAAATATGTTACAAGATACCATGGTGTTccaatttatgatattaaattaccttttaatttta taaATGGGTTAAGGGGCAGGGAAATATCAGGTCCATTTGCCAGACAACGAGCAATTACTCCATCTTTATACAGTGCCATTCAAATTCAGAGGATTACGCTTGGTCATTTATCAGCTGTTTATTGTCTACTATTTGATCATTcaggaaaatatataattaca ggtGCTGACGacttactaataaaattatggtcAGCCAACACGGGCCGATTGATCGCAACATTCAGGGGTGCTTCGTCGGAAATTACGGACATAGCCATCAATGTCGAAAACACATTAATAGCAGCCGGATCCATGGATCGCATACTGAGAGTATGGAATCTGCAGAACGGCGTGCCCATTGCCGTCCTAACCGGACACACCGGTTCAATAACTTCCGTAAACTTTTGTCCCACGGACTGTTGGAATTTTCGCTACCTAATCAGCACAAGTTCAGACGGCAGCATCGCATTTTGGATGTACACACACGAAATCGGTAAAGTCAATTTCAGATCGACTCCGATAATGTACCAGGAAAAGATCAGACCGGGCCAGGCCCAAATGATATGTTCCTCGTTCAGTCCCGGCGGCACGTTTCTGGCAACAGGTTCTGCCGACCATCACGTGCGCGTTTATTACATGAAAGGCGACGAAGGACCACATCGTATCGTGGAAACGGAAGCGCACTCCGACCGTGTTGATTCCATACAGTGGGCTCACTCTGGGCTCCGTTTTCTCTCTGGTAGCAAGGACGGAACTGCTATCGTCTGGATGTTCGAACGTCAACAGTGGAAGAATGTCTGCCTTAACATGACCACCAAGTTATCCAC cgCAAAAACCACAAGCGAAGAtccaaagaaactaaaggtaACGATGGTGGCTTGGAATTTATCGGATGAATGGGTGATAACGGCAGTGAGTGACTACTCGTTGAAAGTCTGGTCGCCAACCACGGGTGAACTGGTCAAAGTACTGACCGGCCACACAGACGAGGTGTACGTATTGGAGTCACATCCCCACGACGCTTACGTGGTCTTGTCGGCCGGTCACGATGGCCAACTGTTCATATGGGATTTAAATCGTGGTGAAATTGTATATAGATTTTTGAATACAATAGAGGGACAGGGTTATGGAGCAATTTTCGACGTGAAATGGGGTCCGGACGGACGAGGATTTTCGGCATCCGATTCTCACGGGCACATTTTGACTTTTGGATTTGGTACTGGAAGCGTCTTCTTTGAACaa ttaCCTAAAGAACTATTCTTTCACACGGACTACAGGCCTTTAGTGAGAGATGCCAATCACTATGTCCTCGACGAACAAACTCAAGTTCCTCCACATCTCATGCCTCCTCCATTTTTAGTCGATATTGATGGAAATCCTTATCCTCCGATGTTGCAACGTTTGGTTCCTGGTAGGGAACACTGCAAGACTGAACAACTAGTACCGAATATTGTCATTGGCAATGAAG GTACACAAGAAGTGATTCAAGATATCGAACATCCACCGGTGTTAATACCGAACGAAGAAGACAGAGGGACCGGTTCCGGATTGCGTCTAGCTCGCAG AAGTAGGGACATGGAACGGTTGAGGAACAGCACCGGTGATTGGCAGTCAGATCCCAATATGGAATGGAAAAGGAACACCCTAGTGCCTCCGCTCAGGCCAGCACTGTTGGAAAAGTTCAAGGAATACCGAGAATGCATTAAGGACAACGAAATTGAGGAGTATCAAAAGCAATTGAAACTGAGACCGCACATGATTTGCACAAGCACATCCAACAACGTCAAATCCACtgataaaaagaaaaacaaaactgCCAAATATCTTACCAGAGCTCAACGGTCTGATCTTCCAGCTCCTGAAGTACag GGTCCTACTGATCCAGTAACTTCGTCAGATAATGACGACGACATGTCCGAATCGTCGGGCTATTCGGATTGGATGGCGGAGGAGGGGGTCAATTTAGAGCCGCCTAAACGATCAAAACGTCGCCAAGTACAGTTGAGTATCTCGGATCCtgacgacgacgacgatgaTGACGACGACGAAGACGACGACGATGACGAGGAAGAGGATGATGATGAGGACGAAGATGAGGTAATTGAAGGGCGCGCAGGAGGGAGTAAAAGACTTGAGAGGACAAAACGGAGGAGGAGGAGGCCACCACGTGAGGTAAATGCTGATAAACACAATGAGAGAGATAAAGACAAG GAATTAGACGATCCAAAACCATCGACGAGTACCGGAAGCGTTCGAATATCTAAAAAACTTAGTGAGCAATACAGATTGAGCGAATGGCTTTCTGAGACGATTCCAAGAAAGTCTCCATATTATCCTCAAATGGGAGATATTATTGTGTATTTCATTGAGGGCCATCAGTTGTATCTAGACGCGGTGAAACTGAAAAATGCCTACGATATAAATACGAAAGACTTGCCTTGGAATAAGTTGGATATCAga GATCACGAGTACGTAAAAGTTATCGGTAttcaatatgaaattaaaccgCCAAGACTGTGCTGTCTGCGTTTGGCTTTATTGGATGACGAGGGTCGAATGACCGGCAATATTTTCACCGTCAAGTATCACGATATGCCCGACgttttagatttctttgttTTGAAACAAACTTATACCACTGCCATTTCACGCAATTGGAAAATTGGTGATAA ATTTCGTTGTATGATTGACGACGGATGGTGGATAGGCGAAATAATCAACAAGTCCCCAGCATCGGAAAAATATCCGAATTCCTCGTTCTTAAGTTACGAAATACGATGGGAAAATGGAGAACAGGAGAAGATGTCACCTTGGGACTTTGAACCAATAGATGAAAACC TGATTCTAGGTATGCCAGCTAACGAGAACGAAGCACTGCCAGTTCAAGAAGAAGAAATGAATGCAATATTGTACAAACCAGTTCCGGAAGACTGGCCTAACAATAACCGGGACGAGGTATCCAAAAACATATTGGAAGGTCTCACCAAAGTGATGCAATTAGCGATTGCCGAACCTTTTTTGGTTCCAGtagatttaagtatttatcCTACATATGCAATGATTATAGAGTATCCTATTGACCTGTCCACGATAAAGGCAAGGttcgaaaacaatttttatagaagaCTGACTGCCGCACAATTTGATATTAGGTACCTGGCGACCAATGCTGAAAAGTTCAATGTCAGACATAGTGTAATCGTAAAACATGCCAGAATATTAACTGAACTATGTCTCAGGATAGTTAA AAACTGTACTGGTTATGTGGATGTACAAACTATTTACCACGAACTAGTAGACACTTATGATTCATCAGATACTGAGGACGAAGTGGAGATTGATCCGTCTAGCAGTAGAACTCTGAGGTCGCTGCCAAACAGAACACTAAGAGAATCCAGCGAATGGAAGAATGAAGCGAAGAATCTCATCGACGCTATGTGGGAAGCTGAAGACTCCATACCTTTTAGAACACCAGTTAACTTATTCAAGTATCCtg ATTACAAACAAGTTGTGAAGAATCCAATGGACTTAGGCACTGTCAAAGAAAACttgttgaataataaatataaaactccTGAAGCCTTTAGCAAAGACATGaaactaatttttcaaaattctagAACGTACAACACTAACAAACGATCAAGA atttaCGTTATGACCGTACGTTTGGCAGCTATATTCGAAGATCACATgtctaaaataatagaaaactgGAAGATTGCGAAAACTCAAGAATCCGATGATAATTCTGATGAAGAAACTAGCCGTTCCTCTCTGCGATCTTCAACATCCCGAGCTGAATCTACAATTAATCCAGTCAGCAGGGTGAACAACAAGATTGAGTCTAGTGGCAGTGACAGTGAAGACATGCCGCTAGAAGTGTTGAAAACTGGTAACAGAACCAACACAGAAACGGACAGTACTAGTCAGGAAGTAGTAGATGATCAGGTTCATGTTGAGGAAGAGCAGTCGTCGAATTCTGAGTCTGAAGAGAGTTACAAGCCGGAAGAGGAGTACGCAGGACCTTCAAGGAACTCGAGGACTACTAGGAAAAGGCACCAAACGACATCTGACGAGGAAGAGGAAGAGCAGGAGGAAGATGTAGAAGAAGAGACTACAGAAGATTCGGACGATTATGATAATTACCGACGGAAAAGGACTAGTTTACGCAAGAGACCCGCGagaaaaaaacagttttatgcTAGTCCATCCGACGATAGTGATGATGATTGTTTGTCTGTGAATACGAGAAGTAAGCGAAGAAAACTGGCTAGTGATAGTGACAGTGATGATAGGCCTCTTAGGACTCCTCAAGAGGGTGAGCAAAACGGAACGTATTTCTCTTCGGTGAGCAGTCGGGGGAGGCTGAGGAAATTGACACCTAGAGCGATTGCTTTAATGAAAAA acaCTCTCAAAATTCTGAGAGCGAAGAAACAAGCGACTCGAGAAGCAGGGAAAGAAGAACACACAGTGACGACAGTAACAGTATGGACAGACCACAGTCGTCTGTGCGTTATGAAGCTAACGGCAGCTATTTCGCAACTGTTAGTAGCAGAGGAAGAATTAGGAAACCTACGCCCAGAGTCAAAGACTTACTAGGGGGGtgcgttaattaa
- the LOC109602152 gene encoding bromodomain and WD repeat-containing protein 3 isoform X4, with amino-acid sequence MENTENKKLALTADLYFLIQRFLSAGPLKKTLAVLNEELEQHKILPSRIDWEGNNHDRTVEDMEQQFSHIRPDFLLQLCYQASDTCGTTLDASTVCSLLSTRNKDLKKPFSNFNQYQKYVTRYHGVPIYDIKLPFNFINGLRGREISGPFARQRAITPSLYSAIQIQRITLGHLSAVYCLLFDHSGKYIITGADDLLIKLWSANTGRLIATFRGASSEITDIAINVENTLIAAGSMDRILRVWNLQNGVPIAVLTGHTGSITSVNFCPTDCWNFRYLISTSSDGSIAFWMYTHEIGKVNFRSTPIMYQEKIRPGQAQMICSSFSPGGTFLATGSADHHVRVYYMKGDEGPHRIVETEAHSDRVDSIQWAHSGLRFLSGSKDGTAIVWMFERQQWKNVCLNMTTKLSTAKTTSEDPKKLKVTMVAWNLSDEWVITAVSDYSLKVWSPTTGELVKVLTGHTDEVYVLESHPHDAYVVLSAGHDGQLFIWDLNRGEIVYRFLNTIEGQGYGAIFDVKWGPDGRGFSASDSHGHILTFGFGTGSVFFEQLPKELFFHTDYRPLVRDANHYVLDEQTQVPPHLMPPPFLVDIDGNPYPPMLQRLVPGREHCKTEQLVPNIVIGNEGTQEVIQDIEHPPVLIPNEEDRGTGSGLRLARSLSNRSRDMERLRNSTGDWQSDPNMEWKRNTLVPPLRPALLEKFKEYRECIKDNEIEEYQKQLKLRPHMICTSTSNNVKSTDKKKNKTAKYLTRAQRSDLPAPEVQGPTDPVTSSDNDDDMSESSGYSDWMAEEGVNLEPPKRSKRRQVQLSISDPDDDDDDDDDEDDDDDEEEDDDEDEDEVIEGRAGGSKRLERTKRRRRRPPREELDDPKPSTSTGSVRISKKLSEQYRLSEWLSETIPRKSPYYPQMGDIIVYFIEGHQLYLDAVKLKNAYDINTKDLPWNKLDIRDHEYVKVIGIQYEIKPPRLCCLRLALLDDEGRMTGNIFTVKYHDMPDVLDFFVLKQTYTTAISRNWKIGDKFRCMIDDGWWIGEIINKSPASEKYPNSSFLSYEIRWENGEQEKMSPWDFEPIDENLILGMPANENEALPVQEEEMNAILYKPVPEDWPNNNRDEVSKNILEGLTKVMQLAIAEPFLVPVDLSIYPTYAMIIEYPIDLSTIKARFENNFYRRLTAAQFDIRYLATNAEKFNVRHSVIVKHARILTELCLRIVKNCTGYVDVQTIYHELVDTYDSSDTEDEVEIDPSSSRTLRSLPNRTLRESSEWKNEAKNLIDAMWEAEDSIPFRTPVNLFKYPDYKQVVKNPMDLGTVKENLLNNKYKTPEAFSKDMKLIFQNSRTYNTNKRSRIYVMTVRLAAIFEDHMSKIIENWKIAKTQESDDNSDEETSRSSLRSSTSRAESTINPVSRVNNKIESSGSDSEDMPLEVLKTGNRTNTETDSTSQEVVDDQVHVEEEQSSNSESEESYKPEEEYAGPSRNSRTTRKRHQTTSDEEEEEQEEDVEEETTEDSDDYDNYRRKRTSLRKRPARKKQFYASPSDDSDDDCLSVNTRSKRRKLASDSDSDDRPLRTPQEGEQNGTYFSSVSSRGRLRKLTPRAIALMKKHSQNSESEETSDSRSRERRTHSDDSNSMDRPQSSVRYEANGSYFATVSSRGRIRKPTPRVKDLLGGCVN; translated from the exons ATGGAAAACACTGAGAACAAAAAATTAGCATTAACAgctg atctatattttttaattcaaagatTTTTGAGTGCTGGCCCTTTAAAGAAAACATTAGCA GTTCTCAATGAGGAACTTGAACAGCATAAG ATTTTACCAAGTAGGATTGACTGGGAGGGAAACAATCATGATAGGACTGTTGAAGATATg GAGCAACAATTCTCCCACATCAGACCTGATTTCCTATTACAATTGTGCTACCAAGCCTCAGATACATGTGGAACCACCCTAGATGCCTCAACAGTATGCTCCTTATTAAGCACAAGAAACAAGGATCTCAAAAAACctttcagtaattttaatcaatatcagAAATATGTTACAAGATACCATGGTGTTccaatttatgatattaaattaccttttaatttta taaATGGGTTAAGGGGCAGGGAAATATCAGGTCCATTTGCCAGACAACGAGCAATTACTCCATCTTTATACAGTGCCATTCAAATTCAGAGGATTACGCTTGGTCATTTATCAGCTGTTTATTGTCTACTATTTGATCATTcaggaaaatatataattaca ggtGCTGACGacttactaataaaattatggtcAGCCAACACGGGCCGATTGATCGCAACATTCAGGGGTGCTTCGTCGGAAATTACGGACATAGCCATCAATGTCGAAAACACATTAATAGCAGCCGGATCCATGGATCGCATACTGAGAGTATGGAATCTGCAGAACGGCGTGCCCATTGCCGTCCTAACCGGACACACCGGTTCAATAACTTCCGTAAACTTTTGTCCCACGGACTGTTGGAATTTTCGCTACCTAATCAGCACAAGTTCAGACGGCAGCATCGCATTTTGGATGTACACACACGAAATCGGTAAAGTCAATTTCAGATCGACTCCGATAATGTACCAGGAAAAGATCAGACCGGGCCAGGCCCAAATGATATGTTCCTCGTTCAGTCCCGGCGGCACGTTTCTGGCAACAGGTTCTGCCGACCATCACGTGCGCGTTTATTACATGAAAGGCGACGAAGGACCACATCGTATCGTGGAAACGGAAGCGCACTCCGACCGTGTTGATTCCATACAGTGGGCTCACTCTGGGCTCCGTTTTCTCTCTGGTAGCAAGGACGGAACTGCTATCGTCTGGATGTTCGAACGTCAACAGTGGAAGAATGTCTGCCTTAACATGACCACCAAGTTATCCAC cgCAAAAACCACAAGCGAAGAtccaaagaaactaaaggtaACGATGGTGGCTTGGAATTTATCGGATGAATGGGTGATAACGGCAGTGAGTGACTACTCGTTGAAAGTCTGGTCGCCAACCACGGGTGAACTGGTCAAAGTACTGACCGGCCACACAGACGAGGTGTACGTATTGGAGTCACATCCCCACGACGCTTACGTGGTCTTGTCGGCCGGTCACGATGGCCAACTGTTCATATGGGATTTAAATCGTGGTGAAATTGTATATAGATTTTTGAATACAATAGAGGGACAGGGTTATGGAGCAATTTTCGACGTGAAATGGGGTCCGGACGGACGAGGATTTTCGGCATCCGATTCTCACGGGCACATTTTGACTTTTGGATTTGGTACTGGAAGCGTCTTCTTTGAACaa ttaCCTAAAGAACTATTCTTTCACACGGACTACAGGCCTTTAGTGAGAGATGCCAATCACTATGTCCTCGACGAACAAACTCAAGTTCCTCCACATCTCATGCCTCCTCCATTTTTAGTCGATATTGATGGAAATCCTTATCCTCCGATGTTGCAACGTTTGGTTCCTGGTAGGGAACACTGCAAGACTGAACAACTAGTACCGAATATTGTCATTGGCAATGAAG GTACACAAGAAGTGATTCAAGATATCGAACATCCACCGGTGTTAATACCGAACGAAGAAGACAGAGGGACCGGTTCCGGATTGCGTCTAGCTCGCAG TTTGTCAAACAGAAGTAGGGACATGGAACGGTTGAGGAACAGCACCGGTGATTGGCAGTCAGATCCCAATATGGAATGGAAAAGGAACACCCTAGTGCCTCCGCTCAGGCCAGCACTGTTGGAAAAGTTCAAGGAATACCGAGAATGCATTAAGGACAACGAAATTGAGGAGTATCAAAAGCAATTGAAACTGAGACCGCACATGATTTGCACAAGCACATCCAACAACGTCAAATCCACtgataaaaagaaaaacaaaactgCCAAATATCTTACCAGAGCTCAACGGTCTGATCTTCCAGCTCCTGAAGTACag GGTCCTACTGATCCAGTAACTTCGTCAGATAATGACGACGACATGTCCGAATCGTCGGGCTATTCGGATTGGATGGCGGAGGAGGGGGTCAATTTAGAGCCGCCTAAACGATCAAAACGTCGCCAAGTACAGTTGAGTATCTCGGATCCtgacgacgacgacgatgaTGACGACGACGAAGACGACGACGATGACGAGGAAGAGGATGATGATGAGGACGAAGATGAGGTAATTGAAGGGCGCGCAGGAGGGAGTAAAAGACTTGAGAGGACAAAACGGAGGAGGAGGAGGCCACCACGTGAG GAATTAGACGATCCAAAACCATCGACGAGTACCGGAAGCGTTCGAATATCTAAAAAACTTAGTGAGCAATACAGATTGAGCGAATGGCTTTCTGAGACGATTCCAAGAAAGTCTCCATATTATCCTCAAATGGGAGATATTATTGTGTATTTCATTGAGGGCCATCAGTTGTATCTAGACGCGGTGAAACTGAAAAATGCCTACGATATAAATACGAAAGACTTGCCTTGGAATAAGTTGGATATCAga GATCACGAGTACGTAAAAGTTATCGGTAttcaatatgaaattaaaccgCCAAGACTGTGCTGTCTGCGTTTGGCTTTATTGGATGACGAGGGTCGAATGACCGGCAATATTTTCACCGTCAAGTATCACGATATGCCCGACgttttagatttctttgttTTGAAACAAACTTATACCACTGCCATTTCACGCAATTGGAAAATTGGTGATAA ATTTCGTTGTATGATTGACGACGGATGGTGGATAGGCGAAATAATCAACAAGTCCCCAGCATCGGAAAAATATCCGAATTCCTCGTTCTTAAGTTACGAAATACGATGGGAAAATGGAGAACAGGAGAAGATGTCACCTTGGGACTTTGAACCAATAGATGAAAACC TGATTCTAGGTATGCCAGCTAACGAGAACGAAGCACTGCCAGTTCAAGAAGAAGAAATGAATGCAATATTGTACAAACCAGTTCCGGAAGACTGGCCTAACAATAACCGGGACGAGGTATCCAAAAACATATTGGAAGGTCTCACCAAAGTGATGCAATTAGCGATTGCCGAACCTTTTTTGGTTCCAGtagatttaagtatttatcCTACATATGCAATGATTATAGAGTATCCTATTGACCTGTCCACGATAAAGGCAAGGttcgaaaacaatttttatagaagaCTGACTGCCGCACAATTTGATATTAGGTACCTGGCGACCAATGCTGAAAAGTTCAATGTCAGACATAGTGTAATCGTAAAACATGCCAGAATATTAACTGAACTATGTCTCAGGATAGTTAA AAACTGTACTGGTTATGTGGATGTACAAACTATTTACCACGAACTAGTAGACACTTATGATTCATCAGATACTGAGGACGAAGTGGAGATTGATCCGTCTAGCAGTAGAACTCTGAGGTCGCTGCCAAACAGAACACTAAGAGAATCCAGCGAATGGAAGAATGAAGCGAAGAATCTCATCGACGCTATGTGGGAAGCTGAAGACTCCATACCTTTTAGAACACCAGTTAACTTATTCAAGTATCCtg ATTACAAACAAGTTGTGAAGAATCCAATGGACTTAGGCACTGTCAAAGAAAACttgttgaataataaatataaaactccTGAAGCCTTTAGCAAAGACATGaaactaatttttcaaaattctagAACGTACAACACTAACAAACGATCAAGA atttaCGTTATGACCGTACGTTTGGCAGCTATATTCGAAGATCACATgtctaaaataatagaaaactgGAAGATTGCGAAAACTCAAGAATCCGATGATAATTCTGATGAAGAAACTAGCCGTTCCTCTCTGCGATCTTCAACATCCCGAGCTGAATCTACAATTAATCCAGTCAGCAGGGTGAACAACAAGATTGAGTCTAGTGGCAGTGACAGTGAAGACATGCCGCTAGAAGTGTTGAAAACTGGTAACAGAACCAACACAGAAACGGACAGTACTAGTCAGGAAGTAGTAGATGATCAGGTTCATGTTGAGGAAGAGCAGTCGTCGAATTCTGAGTCTGAAGAGAGTTACAAGCCGGAAGAGGAGTACGCAGGACCTTCAAGGAACTCGAGGACTACTAGGAAAAGGCACCAAACGACATCTGACGAGGAAGAGGAAGAGCAGGAGGAAGATGTAGAAGAAGAGACTACAGAAGATTCGGACGATTATGATAATTACCGACGGAAAAGGACTAGTTTACGCAAGAGACCCGCGagaaaaaaacagttttatgcTAGTCCATCCGACGATAGTGATGATGATTGTTTGTCTGTGAATACGAGAAGTAAGCGAAGAAAACTGGCTAGTGATAGTGACAGTGATGATAGGCCTCTTAGGACTCCTCAAGAGGGTGAGCAAAACGGAACGTATTTCTCTTCGGTGAGCAGTCGGGGGAGGCTGAGGAAATTGACACCTAGAGCGATTGCTTTAATGAAAAA acaCTCTCAAAATTCTGAGAGCGAAGAAACAAGCGACTCGAGAAGCAGGGAAAGAAGAACACACAGTGACGACAGTAACAGTATGGACAGACCACAGTCGTCTGTGCGTTATGAAGCTAACGGCAGCTATTTCGCAACTGTTAGTAGCAGAGGAAGAATTAGGAAACCTACGCCCAGAGTCAAAGACTTACTAGGGGGGtgcgttaattaa